The window atcgattaagcgctctccgaacatgttgcgcctaccgaacaataTCTGATGAGGCAGCATACGTGATTGTGGAGATTATTCCAAGAGATATCCttaccgatgaggcaagtcgtctgcacgaaaatcaggaagcgagcctaaacaagcaaagtgagcgtttgTGGTCACTGGTTGCATGGCACACAATATGGGACCAGgtggagaatggccggtggacacacaggcttatcccagacataagcatgtggactatgcggaaccacggtgagatgAGTTACGATTTGACttagttcttaaccggacacggtggatacaggagttaCCTCTGTAGGTTCGGTCTGGATGGAtagcccgattgtcctacgtgtgaaggtatAGTCGAAAATGCAGAACAGTTTTCCTcgcctgcccaagatttaaaagctcaaggagaaagattgaaacagagctaaatacccgtttaacggtggaaaatctgataaggtacatggtgcaatcaaatacagcatgagacgcggtagttgcaatggtgaaacggatccaccagtaactaaaagcagcagaagtacagcGCAGACATAGAAAGGAAGCTACTGCAAAGCGGTAGTAACTCGTTTAGAGTGGACAGCTAAGAGCtaaacagccccgcgaagcaataccgaaacggtggtcccgcggagagagtgtggagaaaatatgggaggttttgtgTGTCCTAGATACCAGATGcgcatccatgatggatttccagcAGCCGAAAAAAAGACcgactgacagacggacagccagacatggactcgattccaataaggtttcgtttcacacaaaaccttcaaaatgttaTTATTGACTTTCAGAGGAAACTTCGGGCTCTGGGGAACCTCCCCTTTTCGTTTTTCAGCAAAACTGAGTTTCAGTTGTGATTTAAAACAATTTTGGAAAAGTGGGTAATAACTTTTTGTTCACCAATTTTCATaagaggcggtcaaagggtagtatagatccgagggcgaaacatggattggtacccacgatggagcataagacctgggaattgcctgctgaaacaacaccaacagctagctctactaccaaaccctatctccgcctccacatggtgaccgctgggagctctttcttaacgaaaagcggcATTActatgtgatggccaaagtgggcggacaaccagtcgctgacatatctttccaggattttggagcaggaggagaggagggaaatgggacggtaattctcggcaagcgaacgaccgccacttttgtgaatggggataatgagagcctctttccacaaactgggaaaatgattctcttcaaggcttttgttgaaaataagagatagggaaagggagatggacttaccagttttgagcaaaaagaggtttggaagaccaccGTAGCCAGGTctgaccttggcatcaagttcgccaatgaggtattcgacaaggataggagtaagaaggggaatggtaggcgatgcggggcaggctacatctactatcgggagggattcggaagaagggggaggaacatagactgacgaaaagtagcggcagagtaaatcacaagatcgttgggaggagttagttattttttttttccagcttTCACATGGAAAACACATCCGCCCGTGCACAGCGCAGACATCATGCGTCACACGTCGTTCGCCCACCCCATTGGAACCTTCTACTTGACTTCTTTCACTTGCAGACCTGGTGGCAGAGATTGCTTCAATTTCTCGGCCTTCTCCATGTCGAACACCACCAATGTGTGCAGAAATCGGGAGCAACGGATCTTGAACTTGGTGTTATTTGGGTTCTTCTTGATCTTGACAGTGCGGGCATCCTTCCTGCGGGCTTTGATCAAGAAGTCCTTAACCTCTTTAATTTCACGCTGCATGTTTATTAGAAATAAGAAAAATGTGAGAAAATTTCagcgaaatgaaaatcaccaacCAAAATTGACGTTTCCCACGTTTGAAATATTGTAATAATGtactgtcgttccttattgaaaccgtattctgaaagagggtatgtgatcagtcggtgaatcatgcaattatgggcagccattttttttttttggggaaaatgTGTAATGTGAAGTTACCGAAGTTTgaactcgagagatggctgaaccagtttggatctggcccggaatggggaagaaaagttcgtatctatgctaaccttgccaggctctgcatgaacgaaaactattttacatttcgggacagattctacaaaactacttcgggagtagcgatggggaaccccctctcgctgttactcactgaaaggttcatgtcatcaatcgaagaagaaattgaatcaaGGGGAATAATTCcgaaagtatggtttaggtatgtagacgacactagaggtagaaaaggatggggttctacctttcctggatctaaatgtcgtcaactctaacggaaagcttaagttcgagatataccgtaagcctacagcaacgcagagaacgataccggtaacttcacatcacacattttcccaaaaaatggctgcctataattgcatgattacgacaaggggatgccctatcgtgcgtcctctttaacctggccctcgagaaagcgatccgtgatgctgagcttaatgcaagaggtacgaataaagataggagaatacaactttgataccgttgacaatttcgcctatctagggtcgaaaattacaaccgataacagctacgatgatgaaatccgcgcacgattgttgtcagccaacagagcctatttcagcttacaaaaactattccgctcgaaacgtctcaccatatggtcaaaggtcttactgtacaagaggatgatcttgccagtcctcgtgtattcgtcggagacttgagtccttagcaaggagaattccgaactcttggtcgcgttcgggagaagaatcctccgaagaatttttggccccctacatgaggatggatgattccgtagcctacccaatgacgaaatctatgagcgataccgtgaccgtccggttgtggtaaaatctggctcaataggttacggtgggcgggtcacttaatccctatggatgaggatgatcccacccggaaagtcgataagggcaatatctatggtagaaaaagaagacgaggcagaccctgcctaagatggagcgatggcgtaggtcaggacgccagacagcttttggagatatcgaattggtggatctcggacctcctgggatgtctggagttccttgttaaggcaggcctagaccggataccggttgttgcgccgttgatgatgatggtttacTTATCTCTTTTCCTAGCCTCtcttgttttgttttactgcAGTACGAGGTGCGTTGCCTCAACCTTTTTCTTTACCCTGGGCTTGTAACTAAGAACGGGGAGCTAAGTATTGACTTACAAATATTGTATCCctcatattattataattacatACAATTACCAACGGAACTGTAATACAACCCTTATAAAAGAGtacataaaatttaaataaacaaacagcAATGCAAATGCTTCCCTTGCAAAAACGTCAATAGTAATAACAAAGAACTCGTGCTGTGCTGGATCTATTAAAAGTAAATCAAATAAATGGTCATTATTTCCAGAAGTTAAGCCTGCTCCATCGGCATTTGTACGTGGAAGTGATGAAATCCTATCCCTTTGTTTATTTTCTGCAAATCCGAACATGTACTCCTACACGTTTCATAACATACGAGACCCTTTGTAAGCAATTACtaaatcaacaacaaatatAAGAGAGGAATTAACAACAGGCAAGCAGTTACTATAAATTGGCATAGTCCCCAgacaaaacaaataataaaatcagaagCAATTTgggaaatataaataataaacgcAATAGTTTTCATTTATATGGATGTAGGGACACACATATGTGGACTTAATAACGTTTACAGCGTTTATATTTTCGTTGCAGAAAATTTAATGCCTAAGTTGTTTCCTAGTCAAAACAGGCTGTAATCAATGCAGAAATTTAATATTTGTTTCTTTGTTGCTGCGGATGTCCTAGTAGCAGCACTTCTCGATGTTATTAACCTGCAGGTTCACTTACATGGTTATAcatatagtgtacctattgatcatagtatctcaaccaggcctataaccgttaggaactttagtatgttccctacttccagatctttcagctttacatctggtattaagtgtcctCCCAGACGCCTCgaactactttgcacaagtggcggacactgtcccaggacgtgcatagacgtttcgtcctcctcctcacaaaacctgcaggcagtgtccgtagatatccctagcttccataGGTGATAGTTGGCatctctgctcccttcttggctagttcgtatgttgcctcgttgccttccaacccagaatgacctagaacccaaagtatccagaccttattggacgagcagagtgtattcagtctctcaaggcattcccataccagtttggagttcacctggttgaacctaagtgccttgatcgttgcttggctatcggtgagaatagctatgttctgccccctttatctcctttgcagattaaaggaggcacatttgtttatggcgtatatttccgtttggaatatgctagtgtacctgcccattggctcaaagtacattttccttggaccaaggaaaccggcacccgctctctctgctgtgagggatccgtcagtgtaccaagtaatcagttgctggtttaagccgtatgtggcagccacgctctccaagTTTGTcttattactccaacgtgtttcaaacttcttatcaaagtgaaacttcgttgtcatgttatcctttggtatcagtaattcgggataccgcctggaaagaatattaatcttccttcgatttaggcagctccccgcctcagtcATACTAACGCCCATCCTGAATGTTGCCCCCCCTTGCCTGCATTCGTATGTGCAGattgagaggggttaatcccagaaggacctaaagggatgccgttgggtatgtcctcattgtcccactgatacacatgcaagccagcctttggagcttatgtaattccctggcttgtgtgctgagttcggttctttctgcccagagtACCGTTCGATAGATActtattggccttactattgcagtatatatccaaagtagtatcttcggggtgcaaccccatctttttcctgctatggatctacaagtcatcagatccctcgtggctttccgacaagtgtttccggcaagtgtcttccagagtaactttcggtctagtgtaattcccccccccccccccccccccattgtttcacctccatatcatgtaatgttatggctcttaggtgatcaagcttactatggtggttttggctgggttgatccgcagtcccaccgtcctgcaccaggcactagtaacccttagtccagtttggattctatcacatacggtatcttcatatttgcccctacagattaaaacaatgtcgtccacgtaaccctggacttgtattccagtatttggtaacacgtccaggagttcatccactaccatactccacatcaacggcgatagtaccccaccatgtagacagccttgagtggtgttcatgacaataaaatttgtacctgtcggtacctctatttgcctgctttctagcattttgcccatccagaatgccagggtgtttcccactcctttgcggctcagggcatcctgtatctctgcgtacgatgtgttgtcgaatgctccttcgatatccaaaaacgcacacagtgcaatttcttttgtttctatggcatcccgtagtacctctgcccggtaagcgcggtgacagtgatgtaggggattacgctttagaacgttagttctaatatagttgtctatgaccttctccaccgttttgagtacgaacgatgttaggcaaattggtctgaaagatttagggtgaaaaggatcttttttacccgctttcggaataaagaccacttttgcccgtctccatgcccttggtatgtatcccagtgttaTGCCCCCTTactaccctcagaagagactctaaaataattcctaggcctctctggataagtgctgggaaaatgccatctactccgggagatttcagttgcttaaaagttcccactgcccatcttagtctAGCttttgagcatacctcttttgccagtttccagctctccttcctttcccttttattcgttgttggggtgtcaggcagaatgttgccgCCTGCCACTGTGGGGTAgcaccccgggaaatgagttctgagaagcaggtgtaccctgtcctcctcattctcggtaaatgtcccatcttcctttttcaagcagacagaggatattcccccgtctttggctacagtcttgtacagcctggttgcttctgtgatctattcgatcccttcacagaattccctgaagctgttccgtttcgcttccctgatcgcgttgctatacgcagtcagtgcattttgatGCCTCtgtcagtccccggtttgttttgcccggctatagagttttcgtgcctctgttctcattctggccaggttcttgttccaccatccCTTGAttacttgactgtcttggccggacagctcaACGATGATtgtgttgaagttttccaccaccgtttctaattccagttcactcctgatgtcaccaccctcttgaaggtgggcaatgttgttgctcaagtgcgtcgcgtaggattcccaatccgttctcctgggattccttgttattctttctattttggaattaccctcaatgtcgaatctgattatcctgtggtCAGACATAGagagttcatccgacaccctccaattcctgatcattccgttcattagggtatttcctagagttatatctagtacctcctgtctggtgctggtcacaagtgctggagtgttccctacgttgtatatttctaacttattgctaagaataaattcaagaaggtacccacctctacgattggtgtcgctgcttccccagacttcgtggtgggcgttggcatcgcagccgagaagaagtggtaacgccctcttctcgcaatacttcgtaagtttcgcgacttgttccggtggagcccggatttcgtctcctggggagtatcctgatgccacaactgcctctcgagtgctcctcccggctgcCAATGAGACTTGAATAGCTACAAGGTcgccggttaagaactctgaaagatatatgtattttaaattccgtttaagaattataaaagctcttggtttttcacaagaggagtctcaATTTACCGGCatgtttcctccttgcagaccgcaaaGCTACTCCCGGTacatccagggctcctgagccagagctattccaatgttctccttggaacttgcccttggaatcactgcagatgcagctctcgcatggtgcaggtttatctgggctatcttagtgctggccattggctgcGTTATTGTttagagctcttctccactgtcggagtgtcgcccacctcctccgacatggcgctttcctgcgcatcgctgtccaccctgtgCCCTAAGAGTCCTAGGTCtaagtcgtccagcttctgctcttcactgggcagcaggtctatttccctggttgatccagccctttccgcctctatggctttcgagacttcttcaggaacctcggtatgtttttcactcagtgtctcctccgaggtatctttttcctgtgcacatgcacgggtatgtcgtcaaatcggtagttgatatggcaactccggcGTTTAATAGTCTCCAAGGATCGGTCatttaccccgatcgtgaggagtttacccttgccctccaccttgcttctgatgaCCCTCCATAGTCggatatggagatcttcattctgagcgattaggaggctcataaggttttccgtttctattgtcgcggcttttggcagaaaaactgtcaccatgtgggctcctggtacaccatccccagcacatgttgacagttccacccgttcccagcctggcaatctaggaactatggttctaacccattctgcggtgtcttccgtcgcgcagtccaccagtataagacctggtggaaagcgtatcccggtgaacacgaagtccaacccttgatcatctgcttgacgacaatatcctcaatgatttcctgctcctcacgagtgagtatttgctcgggaaatatttttggtagtatggccagtcgaatgcccttgaacgcactagcatagctaatggcgggcttcctgggtcctgccttcactcctgacctgcccgggctTTCTCCCcctttgggttcaggtttggattttttgggagcattcccttcatgcgcgGGCTGATCTCTACTGCTCtctgctttctcggctccggtagagatggttAAGGTCGGTCCTGGGTCttgttaagggcctcttctggtttcaggattTACTTCAGAtggcgcaggtaccatttaacaccggcgccactgagatctgtatccttcctgacgtctgttatatttatctcagacgtgattttgctggtccctgctctttgagcagtggtgttcattGACTGTTGTCAACGCAGTATaacaatgttaaccttggatccattgCTTGCCGTCCCAACTTCTGCctccttgggtgtaatcacctggttcTCAGTAATTCGGgcatgtgcctccgcctgattaaccagtttttgtgcggtacggggctccgcttgtttggttctatccaatgggcacggttcgcataacaccctggattgggggaggtgtttttcgactccccagtctagatccgtagtgttttgttaatagtagggtcacctcgtacattCTGAAAAGCGACGCACTGTCCCAGAGGAGAggcagctcatcctcagagagagatacgttggcctcagggagctatgtccgcgtcagtctatcctgcagtgcactgcttgaccccgtaATACGTCTTACACTGGCCCGAGAAAAATAGGTCATAGACTGGCCTGAGAAAAACACGTTATATCATAACACAAAAACACATAACAAACAAAAAGGATGAAATTTTAGAGATAAGGATGCATCTTATTTTGTGAATGCGATTTGAGTCATTTGCAACGAAGATTTCA of the Hermetia illucens chromosome 7, iHerIll2.2.curated.20191125, whole genome shotgun sequence genome contains:
- the LOC119660918 gene encoding 60S ribosomal protein L38-like, whose translation is MQREIKEVKDFLIKARRKDARTVKIKKNPNNTKFKIRCSRFLHTLVVFDMEKAEKLKQSLPPGLQVKEVK